The Lacerta agilis isolate rLacAgi1 chromosome 16, rLacAgi1.pri, whole genome shotgun sequence genomic sequence actgccttcttgaccattggacccactattggtttcatcctctcaatctgccagagcctgtcttcacatgcagaagtATGCTGTTGCTTTTGCAGATAGGACCACAGGGTTGCTGTCTGCAAATCTTCTTCACATGGCTACAGAAAAGACCGTCCTTCAGAAAATCACTGTCAGAATTCAAAGTATCCACATTTCACTCCTTAAATGAATCTGCCTCTCTACTTCATGGCACCAGGGCTTCTAACTAAAAGCACTTCATGTCAGTGTCACTTTACCAGCGAATCCTTATACTGTCCTTATGGGGTAACACGATAGCAAAGGATAAGAAACGACATAGGGTGCCGTTCTACAGATCATGTTTCAATGCAAAACTTATGAGTCAACATTTCCAACAGAACTAAACAAAGAAATGCCTTTCGGGTTTTCTCAATTCTTCTCCCAGGTTATTCTCTGGTTTCCACAGTGACGAGGATGTCCAGGAAATGTTTGTCAGAACAAACTCCAGGAAGAGTTAAGATCAGCCAGCAGGGAAGTGTTATTGTTCCATAGCCTGCTGCAAACAGGTGACAGAGACTTGTCCGTATTTGCTTGGTTCAtataaggaaaaaggaaaaggggaaaaaagcatctCCTCTGCTATACAACATTAAAATGTGTCTGGCTGTACTTGATGATAGGCAGCTGAATATGGTGGGTTAGTTTTTCCAAGAGAGTAGCTGGCCACTTTTGTTGATATAGGCAACCCTCATTTTgcatgggggttacgttccagacCCCCGTGAGCATCAGTGAGGACTGCATAAATTGTTCGTCCCGCCTGTGTTCTGCCCCCCCCTATTCCGCCCTTTTAATGATATTTTAGTGACCCATTTGTGGGACCAATTTCAATGGTCTGCCCCCGTcccttaatggatccaaatggcttCAAGAGAGTGGTAGGGGGTGTCTTATCCCATGCTGATGGCCTCTCAGCTGATTtcctggaggagaagaagaagagtttggatttgatatcctgctttatcactacccaaaggtagtctcaaagcggctaacattctcctttcccttcctcccccacaacaaacactctgtgaggtgagtggggctgagaaacttcagagaagtgtgactagccccaggtcacccagcagctgcatgtggaggagctgagacgcgaacccggttccccagattacgagtctaccgctcttaaccactacaccacactggctctctggaggtGTACTTGTAGGATTTGCTGTCAGTTGCCAAACTGACTTGCTATCCGCTTTAGGTCCTTGTGCACCTTAATGCCAGGAGCGGCTGCATTTGCTCTTCtgctccaggcagcaaaatgcctgggGCCAGCCAGGGGCCCTCCTAGGTGAAGACCATCTTCTCTAAGCCCCAATAACTCCCTCCTTCAAAACCCTTGAGAAGGATCTCTAGGTGCCAGGAGGCGATTCCTAACCATTAACTCTCATCCGAGGCTTTTAGCATAACTGGGAGATGTGACTTTAAGAAGTATTATGCTCATTCTGAAAAAGGAAACATTGCTTCATTTTACCTCAATTTTTCTCCATTGGAAGGACCTCTGGGGGAAAAGGGGTTTCTTCCCCAGGTTTTCTGGTCCGTCCCCACAGCCTGAGACTTTTTTTCCTGAAATTGCTAAGCAGCAGCAGTTAACAAACCTGGACGTCAGACTAAGCAAGCACATGAGTCCATTATGGTTAGAGGAATTACATTTCAATTGCAGCAATTGTTTCTAAGTTTGCACCTGTACatatatgttaaaggtaaaggggcccctgaccactaggtccagtcacggacaactctggggttgcagcgctcatctcgctttattggctgagggagccggagtacagcttccgggtcttgtggccagcatgactaagccgcttttggcaaaccagagcagcgcacggaaatgccgtttaccttcctgccagagcggtacctatttatctacttgcactttttggcgtgctttcgaactgctaggttggcaggagcagggaccgagcaacaggaggtcaccccgttgtggggattcgaaccgccgaccttctgatcagcaagccctaggctctttggtttaacccacagcgccgtaTGCAAACTGGTGTTCTCTTTTCAGTAATGCATAACTGACATTTGGAGAAAATCTCTCTAAGCTGCCTATCTAGGTGCAGAGACGTTTACTTTGAATTTCACACACCGTGATGGAGAGGGCAAGCTGCATCTACATGTTCTGCAGCCTCTGTTTTTATTCAGCGCAATAAAACATGCACCCCTTTCCAATATATGTTTCCAGAAAACGCACATGAGAAGCCAGAAGTAAAACTACTTCTGTACCAGTTTGAATTCAGAACTGCATTTGTGCCTCACATTCTAGCTACTAATGTACTGTAATTATATTCAGGGTGTGCAGGGCTGAAACCAACAGGTGTTTGAAACCAgaattggggggaggagtgtttgCTTCTGAGCCTTTCAGATCAAACTGTTCTGAAAGCTATAAGGTTATTCTCGCTTCAGCTATCAAACAGAAACATGGACAACCTACCAAAAAAATGGTAATGCAACAACCTAATCTTACCAGAATCTAGTTATCAGTGAAGCGGTGAATCCCTATGTGGGTTTTCCATTCCAAAGTACAGGTTGGAGATAACAGACACAAAATCCCTTCCCCATAGAAAACTGGATTTCAGAGAGAGTGGTTATAGCCTAGTTGTCATGCTGGTTTTCTAGCAGCAAGatttgggtggttttttgtttgttttttaatggagaaACATTGTATGTGGGGAAGAAATAAGATCCCCGTCATACTGAGAACTAAGACCAAAATACTGTTTTTTTACAATAAGAAAATGTGATGTTTCTCTTAAAGTTGTGAAGGGAAAATTAACACAAATCATACAGAAGGCAGATATTCCTGCGTTACAATCTATAATACTCATTTGGGTTTGCCTACACTGGATACTAGAGTTCTATCCTTACTGAACACACAGATGCACAACTGGCTCCCACTGACTCTATCCTTTGATTTGCATTCAATTTGGGCTGCCAGATTTTATTCATAGCTACAGCATATGGATTTGTGTAGCGTGtactccatgggtaggcaaactaaggcccgggggccggatgtggcccaatcaccttctaaatctggcccatggacggtccgggaatcagcgtgtttttacatgagtagaatgtgtccttttatttaaaatgcatttctgggttatttgtggggcctgcctggtgtttttacatgagtagagtgtgtgcttttatttaaaatgcatctctggattatttgtggggcataggaaattcattattcccctcccaaaaatatatatatagtctgggccgcccgccccccaaggtctgagggacagtggaccggccccctgctgaaaatgtttgctgaccccctgattTACTTCTTAGTCTTTTCTTATCCCAAATACCGGTATATCCCACAAGGCactggaggtttaggatcagagctttccttctgggctaccttcccaggttgatgagccccacctgcccctcacttccttctacggcacatgcagaaaccacccgCTTCTTAACCGTTGGATccactcttggtcttgtctgttcaatccaccagagcctgtcttcgcatgcaggggagtTCCCTAACTCAcagagtttgagacccatcagctaccctcacctggtttagccagccagtcgaatCTGTTGCTGGGGTGTGGTCCTTGTCAAATGCTGACAGCTtcaaggagccacaggtgagagctgagtgcagggtaaggaccaaaggtgggcaaccAAGcccatgatgtgtcccccactaGAGGTACTACCCCACCAGCACCCCATACCAGGGTGTGATATGAAtacaataaataaagtaaatgaatAATGACTTAGCAGGGACCAATATTAACTTAGGGCActattaattgtttttattcagGCTGCTCTGGAATTAATGTCTCATAGGCCTGGATGGGAGAGACAGTTTTTTTGTGAAATCTAGGGCACTGTGGTGGTCATGTCAGTATCATCTTAAtcagggtcggatttaggtttgataaggccctaaactactgaaggtaatggagccctttttatgtccagctgtcctttgtcaacaacaaattgccacttttttgtgttgaatatatgccatatggtaatttatggacctaagaggtttctaaagccatttgaacatgcagaatgtaggcaccctatatatagaaatgagcaaaccagtgatattttagggagcaggctagcaggcggggcccattacttacatcacaggagcctacacagcacaaaacactattgatgtatgtaggtttcattttgttttttatcttatattttggaaatgtacatccagcgtttttttttctttaattttttttggggggcccaagagagtagggccctaaacTACAGCTTGTTTAATTTATACATAAATCTGACACTGATCTTAATGCATGTGCTAGGACCAGACAGGAAGCAGCTTGTGCAGTCTCCACCTAATGCTACCTGTGTAAGGAATTAACAGTCTAGCTGGCAGAAAGACAAGCACTACCCTTGAGAATTCAATAGGCAAACTGGTTCCACAATTTTATCCACCCTGAGATAGTAAAGAACTAGAAGGATATTAAATAGTTGGCATTTGAACtgggcaaggggtggggggtggggaattatAATTAAGCTGCCGTTGGAAAACTCCTTAAtgtgggcggggggaggaagaACAACAACAGTCATGTTTAAGTTGACAGACTTTATTTTTTCACCTTAAGGAAACCAAAATAAGATAAGCATCTTATAAGATCTGCTCATCTGGCAACTGTCATTAGGTTTACAATTTAAAGAAATACATATTTACCAGACGTGCATGGAAAAAGGTTTCTTCCAGTGTAAAGAAATGCTACTCTTAAGATTATAGTCCATTTCAACTTTGAGATcattgttgagggggggggggaatctaaacTTTGCTTTGTTGCTGTAGCCCCACTTAATACAATCCTTCTTTctgttcctcccccaccccccaagacaCAGTCACTGTGAAAGAAAGCAAAGCTGCAGTTTCTAGTCTTTACATTAAGAGTAAGTATGTGCCTTGCTCTGCGGGCAGATCGATGTATAGGCAGAAGAGCACAGTCAAGAAACATTCGGGCAGTCTGAAATTACTCagcaaaaaaatgtgtagaaTGGCCAAAAGCAATTGAAACTGACAGCTCCTTGGCACTCAAACCAGAAGCCCTACACTTCCCCCGCTTATCCGTTTTGTTCAACTACTACTTCACTCAAGGTGCTGCTGCTTTCGAACAGCCGGCGACATCTGCATTGCTACAGATAGTGTTTATCTCTGTGTTGCAGAAGTAGCAGTACTAAGAACAAGAAAACCCTCTGCCCTCTTGTTTTGAAcaattaaatgagaagggggcCAAGTACTATTCCACATTAACTCAATGCCATCCAAACACAGTGTTTTTCCCAGGTAAGTATTTCTATTGCGATCACCCGCCTAACCTTAGCTTAGTTTCCTTTTGGGGGAAATGTACAGAAAGTTCACCCATTAAGTAGGTGGCCGGCCTTTCGGCTATAGGAGCACTGTGGAAAGCTATATTGCctaagaggttgttgttgttttccttttactGCCTTTTGAATTTGATAGACAAATTTCAAGACTTCTGCTGGGACCCACTACAGTATTTGCATTTCCCATACCTGTGACAGTTCATCAAAAcatggattcctttaacagaagtGCAAATTAATATTGCCAACCATAACACTGATCCTTTGCACTACCGATGTGAAGGCctggattggggggtgggggacatgtgTTCCCCCAATTTTGCCATTTTTTCCCCTGGGTCTTCCATATCTCTAGTCTATACCATGTTCCCTTTTAACAGCCTTACTTAGACTGTGGTGCTAGGACACAGCACTTCTTTGCAGGATCCTTTCTTAAAGCCAGGTTCTTTAAACACCACATGTGAGAAGGCACCCCATTATATACTTTGAGGCTTGCCGAGGAGGTGGGGCACACAACTGACCTTTGGCcaaaaatatcatttttaaataaatgattctatttttaaacaaattaatgAACCCGTTTTTCAAGGGGAATCACCCCCGAAACTAGAAAATCCATGTTATAGAAACCATCTTCCAGTCCAAGCCATCTACAAGCTTGGGACAATTATTTCAAGTGAGCTTTTTTTACCAATTTGTCTTCAACAATACTGCTGTACTCTAGAAATCCATAACTATGCATACTTACAAGCCAATggtacaatacataaacacaacaaagTATAGCCATCCCAGTTTCCTACTGATCAGACTTGTGACATCAGAGACCTGGGGAAAATCCTGCAGTTTCAGCTGAACTCTGGGGGGCAGGGAGTATTCCCTGTTTCCCTGGCAGGTCAGTCCAAGCATCAGTggaaaataatatattaaacttAAGTTTCATAATTACCATATATTTTCTAgtactttgcttttaaaaaaaaatgcttgactTGGGTTCTTAGAATTTCTGCATCATGTAATTTAGGATAGCCTTCATTTCTTTAAACTAAAAGTGACAGTGTTGGCAGACTTCATTATCCTCTCCAAACTAAAATTCATTCTTTAGTCCTGCTACAGCAGCAATGAGTCAACTGCTAATTTAAGACTTTTTGAGGGGAAAGAAAATGGCTTCAGTCCTGCATACAATTCAGAAGCTGCTTCAGTCCTATTGACTTTGAACAGCCTAATGGCATACAGGATTGTAGCTATGATCTTCCATAGTCATATCAGCCTAGTCCTCATTATTTGCAAAGGTAACTTAATTCAAACTTCAGAAGACAACATGGCATGGAAGCAATCGAGCAGTTACTACTACTCTGGCTTTGCCCCAACAGCATCTTTCTATCTTCAGTTTCCAGAAACATTGGGCAATAACATATACAAGCATTAGGACAGTTCCCCCAgttagagaggagaggagaggaaacgAGGAAAGATGAGGCACACTCTATGGGCTGACCAAGGCTATTTAAGGAATGAGGGAAGAGAACCAGGAGCCATTCGATTGGTATGAGACCTAGTTGGTTAGGGGGGCTTTGAAAAATGGGAAGCTCAAAATCAGTTACAAGGCAGCCAGGTGGGATGAGACTGGCCATAGGTATCTGCAACATAGTAGCTGCTGAAGTTTGCATCACTGGTATATGGAGCTGGCTGGTAATAGCAAGTGACATTGGTGGCATTCGGGATGAGGTTTTGCTCTACCAGCACTCTGAGCGCCAGAAGGGAGATGAGGTTCAGTATCTGCCTTCGCTCATGTCCCATGAGGCACACCGTACTCTCGTTGACTACTTCACGCAAGGTCATTAGGTAGTCATATTTGCTTCTGTCCTCTTCGGCAAAGTGGTTCAGGAGGTATGTCTCCAACTTGCGCTTCTGCTCCAGAATGTCTGGAAAGTCTATGAAGAACCTAGAACACATGTAACGCTCAAGGGTTTTGATCTCCTCTTTGTCCATGGGCTTGAAGTCCCTCACAAGCAGGTTGCTGTACTTCAAGAGGCCTCCTCCTCGAATCTCCTCAGGGTTCTTGGTGGCTATCAGCCTGTTCTTAAGGTGATCCAAGGCTGCCTCAAAGTCACCATACATGCTTTCTCCAATCACAGTTGGGTGGAAATGTTCGCACATTGGGTTCTCTGAGCAATCATAGAAGAAGAGCAGAGAGTCTAGTATTATTTGAAACGAGTCCACGCTAAATTCAAACTGCCGCCTTATACGATCCACAAACTTGAGCTCCACATTCCTGCCATGCTTGTTGAAGAGAGAGATTAGACTCCATCGGTCAATATCGGTGCACACCTTCACCAGCTTTTCAATGTAGGCTTCCTTAAGGGTCATGGGGCTAATTTTTACTGTGTTGACACCTTCAGGCAAGAATTTTAATAGAGACTGCAAAACCACATCTCTGACCAACTGGAACTCAGTCTCACTTGGGAGACATACTTGAAAGACAAGGTCGAGATCCTTACAACCCAGTCCATTGTCTTTGACCAAGACATGACCTGCCACAGAACCATTCAGACGGACGTCGTGCACCTTAATGTTTGCTTCACTTAGCCTGCGGCGAACAGTTTGGACAATATCCTTCAGAGTTATCTTCAGAGTTGGAAAGTTGCCTCTTCCGTGAATTGGCACCACCTCGGACAGGACCTCATGAAGACGACTGACCTGATCCCAGCTGAGCACACTCCGGGACAAGGAATCAGCATTTGGTCTGTTGTCT encodes the following:
- the TENT5C gene encoding terminal nucleotidyltransferase 5C, which encodes MADNRPNADSLSRSVLSWDQVSRLHEVLSEVVPIHGRGNFPTLKITLKDIVQTVRRRLSEANIKVHDVRLNGSVAGHVLVKDNGLGCKDLDLVFQVCLPSETEFQLVRDVVLQSLLKFLPEGVNTVKISPMTLKEAYIEKLVKVCTDIDRWSLISLFNKHGRNVELKFVDRIRRQFEFSVDSFQIILDSLLFFYDCSENPMCEHFHPTVIGESMYGDFEAALDHLKNRLIATKNPEEIRGGGLLKYSNLLVRDFKPMDKEEIKTLERYMCSRFFIDFPDILEQKRKLETYLLNHFAEEDRSKYDYLMTLREVVNESTVCLMGHERRQILNLISLLALRVLVEQNLIPNATNVTCYYQPAPYTSDANFSSYYVADTYGQSHPTWLPCN